One part of the Streptomyces sp. AM 2-1-1 genome encodes these proteins:
- a CDS encoding putative cobaltochelatase → MNTPYPFTAIVGQDDLRLGLLLNAVSPAVGGVLVRGEKGTAKSTAVRALAALMPRVAVVQGCRFSCDPVSPDPACPDGPHPAAPGVARPARTVELPVGASEDRLVGALDIERALAEGVKAFEPGLLADAHRGILYVDEVNLLHDHLVDLLLDAAAMGASYVEREGVSVRHAARFLLVGTMNPEEGELRPQLLDRFGLTVEVAASRDTDLRVEVVRRRLAYDDDPAAFAAVWADEENALRARITAARALLPRVVLGDGALRRIAATCAAFEVDGMRADIVMARTATALAAWAGREEVTADDVRQAALLALPHRRRRNPFDAPGLDEEKLDETLRQAAEEEDRRDERRGDGGPGPDSDSDSDSDRDPDPDPDGPGDGGGVPPQGGGPEDAPPSPSEQSPSPESAGAPDGGQDGRGGPAGGEQQPVAAAEPFRTKALSVPGLGEGAAGRRSRARTEHGRTTGARRPEGALTKLHMAATVHAAAPHQRARGRSGRGLVVRRDDLRQATREGREGNLVLFVVDASGSMAARQRMGAVKGAVLSLLLDAYQRRDKVGLVTFRGRGAELVLPPTSSVDAAAARLETLPTGGRTPLAAGLLKAHDVLRVERMRDPSRRPLLVVVTDGRATGGPEPVALAARAGRLHAAEGTTSVVVDCESGIVRLGLAAQLARDLGGAAVTLDELRADSIAGLVKDVRAAGRAA, encoded by the coding sequence GTGAACACGCCGTATCCGTTCACCGCGATCGTCGGTCAGGACGACCTGCGGCTCGGGCTGCTGCTGAACGCCGTGTCGCCGGCGGTCGGCGGGGTGCTGGTGCGCGGGGAGAAGGGGACCGCGAAGTCCACCGCCGTACGCGCGCTGGCCGCGCTGATGCCGCGGGTCGCGGTCGTGCAGGGCTGCCGGTTCTCCTGCGATCCGGTCTCCCCCGACCCGGCGTGCCCGGACGGCCCGCACCCGGCGGCGCCCGGCGTCGCGCGGCCGGCGCGGACGGTGGAGCTGCCGGTCGGGGCCTCCGAGGACCGGCTGGTCGGCGCGCTCGACATCGAACGGGCGCTCGCCGAGGGCGTGAAGGCCTTCGAGCCGGGTCTGCTCGCCGACGCGCACCGGGGCATCCTCTACGTGGACGAGGTCAACCTCCTCCACGACCACCTGGTGGACCTGCTGCTGGACGCGGCGGCGATGGGTGCCTCGTACGTGGAGCGTGAGGGCGTCTCCGTACGGCACGCGGCGCGATTCCTGCTGGTCGGCACGATGAACCCCGAAGAGGGCGAGCTGCGGCCGCAGTTGCTGGACCGGTTCGGGCTGACGGTGGAGGTGGCCGCCTCCCGGGACACCGATCTGCGGGTGGAGGTCGTGCGGCGGCGTCTCGCGTACGACGACGATCCGGCGGCCTTCGCGGCGGTGTGGGCCGACGAGGAGAACGCGCTGCGCGCGCGGATCACCGCCGCCCGCGCCCTGCTCCCCCGGGTCGTCCTCGGGGACGGGGCGCTGCGGCGGATCGCCGCGACTTGCGCCGCGTTCGAGGTGGACGGGATGCGTGCGGACATCGTGATGGCGCGGACCGCGACGGCGCTGGCCGCCTGGGCGGGCCGCGAGGAGGTGACCGCCGACGACGTGCGGCAGGCCGCCCTGCTGGCTCTCCCGCACCGGCGGCGGCGCAATCCCTTCGACGCGCCGGGGCTCGACGAGGAGAAGCTCGACGAGACGCTCCGTCAGGCCGCCGAGGAGGAGGACCGACGGGACGAGCGGCGCGGGGACGGGGGTCCCGGCCCCGACTCGGACTCCGACTCCGACTCCGACCGTGATCCCGATCCCGATCCGGACGGGCCGGGCGACGGAGGCGGGGTGCCGCCGCAGGGGGGCGGTCCCGAGGACGCGCCACCGTCGCCGTCGGAGCAGTCGCCGTCGCCGGAGAGCGCGGGCGCCCCGGACGGCGGGCAGGACGGCCGGGGTGGTCCGGCCGGTGGCGAGCAGCAGCCGGTCGCGGCGGCCGAGCCGTTCCGGACCAAGGCGCTGAGCGTCCCCGGTCTCGGTGAGGGCGCGGCGGGCCGCCGGTCCCGGGCCCGTACCGAGCACGGGCGGACGACGGGGGCGCGGCGTCCGGAGGGGGCGCTGACCAAGCTGCACATGGCGGCGACCGTTCACGCGGCGGCACCCCACCAGCGGGCACGCGGCCGGTCGGGGCGGGGTCTCGTGGTGCGCCGGGACGATCTGCGGCAGGCGACCCGGGAAGGGCGGGAGGGGAACCTCGTGCTCTTCGTGGTGGACGCCTCCGGGTCGATGGCGGCCCGGCAGCGGATGGGCGCCGTGAAGGGCGCGGTGCTGTCGCTCCTGCTCGACGCGTACCAACGCCGGGACAAGGTGGGTCTGGTGACGTTCCGGGGGCGGGGCGCCGAGCTGGTACTGCCGCCGACCTCGTCGGTGGACGCGGCGGCGGCCCGGCTGGAGACGCTGCCGACCGGCGGGCGCACCCCGCTCGCCGCCGGGCTGCTCAAGGCGCACGACGTGCTGCGGGTGGAGCGGATGCGCGACCCCTCGCGGCGTCCGCTGCTCGTGGTGGTGACGGACGGCCGGGCGACCGGCGGTCCGGAGCCGGTGGCGCTCGCCGCGCGGGCCGGCCGGCTGCACGCCGCCGAGGGGACCACGTCCGTCGTGGTGGACTGCGAGTCGGGGATCGTACGCCTCGGGCTCGCCGCACAGCTCGCCCGCGATCTGGGAGGCGCCGCCGTCACGCTCGACGAGCTGCGCGCGGACTCGATCGCCGGGCTGGTCAAGGATGTTCGAGCAGCCGGGAGGGCCGCGTAA
- a CDS encoding alpha/beta fold hydrolase: protein MRQATATAAAVSTILGAGAAAVAVGRYAGGTALTVPAGRPLPADRGLTVHATAPGQVTLTRSFAALRPGVWGLSGPDVHAVVGPVLDAPALSADTVVRRLERVTHGALEPGTRVRATPQVHRGDPGSALGLLHHDVEIPGELGALPAWFTPADRSTWVIALHGVGATREHTLNVTGFLHDLGFPVLALAYRGDAGAPRSPDGLGHLGASEWRDLDAAIRYALRYGAEKVVLLGWSSGATMALYAYVDSALRDHVSGLVLDSPVMDWETTLRALAAARGVPAALMPLAVRAAQGRTGLRGAPLLQGRLPTVLHVPTLIFHGPGDTLAPWGPSRELAALRPDLVTLHTVPDAPHASMWNPEPAAYEETLRRFLTPLM, encoded by the coding sequence GTGCGCCAGGCAACAGCGACGGCAGCGGCCGTGTCCACGATCCTCGGCGCCGGCGCGGCAGCGGTCGCCGTCGGCAGATACGCCGGCGGCACCGCTCTCACGGTGCCCGCCGGCCGCCCCCTTCCCGCCGACCGCGGCCTGACCGTGCACGCGACGGCGCCCGGGCAGGTGACTCTGACCCGCTCCTTCGCCGCGCTCCGCCCCGGCGTCTGGGGACTCTCCGGCCCGGACGTGCACGCCGTCGTCGGCCCGGTGCTGGACGCACCGGCGCTCTCGGCCGACACCGTCGTCCGCCGCCTCGAACGCGTCACCCACGGCGCCCTCGAACCGGGCACCCGGGTCCGCGCCACCCCGCAGGTCCACCGGGGCGACCCCGGCAGCGCCCTCGGCCTCCTCCACCACGACGTCGAGATCCCGGGCGAACTCGGCGCGCTTCCCGCCTGGTTCACCCCGGCCGACCGCTCCACCTGGGTCATCGCCCTGCACGGCGTCGGCGCCACCCGCGAACACACCCTGAACGTCACGGGCTTCCTGCACGACCTGGGCTTCCCGGTGCTCGCCCTCGCCTACCGGGGCGACGCCGGGGCCCCGCGTTCCCCGGACGGGCTCGGCCACCTCGGAGCGTCGGAGTGGCGCGATCTCGACGCCGCGATCCGCTACGCCCTGCGCTACGGCGCCGAGAAGGTCGTCCTGCTCGGCTGGTCGTCCGGCGCCACCATGGCCCTGTACGCCTACGTCGACTCCGCGCTCCGCGACCACGTCAGCGGCCTCGTGCTCGACTCGCCCGTGATGGACTGGGAGACCACCCTGCGCGCCCTCGCCGCCGCCCGGGGAGTCCCGGCCGCGCTGATGCCGCTCGCCGTCCGCGCCGCCCAGGGGAGGACCGGCCTGCGCGGCGCCCCGCTCCTCCAGGGCAGGCTGCCCACCGTCCTGCACGTCCCCACGCTGATCTTCCACGGCCCCGGTGACACCCTGGCCCCCTGGGGACCCTCGCGGGAGCTCGCCGCCCTCCGCCCCGACCTCGTCACCCTGCACACGGTGCCCGACGCTCCGCACGCGTCCATGTGGAACCCGGAGCCCGCCGCCTACGAGGAGACCCTCCGCCGCTTTCTCACGCCCCTGATGTGA
- a CDS encoding ABC-F family ATP-binding cassette domain-containing protein, which produces MITASGIELRAGARILIENASFRIAKGDRIGLVGRNGAGKTTLTKCLAGEGTPAGGTITSSGEVGYLPQDPRTGDLDVLARDRILSARGLDEILRRMRENEERMANGKGATREKAMKKYERLETEFLTKGGYAAEAEAATIAAALSLPDRVLGQPLHTLSGGQRRRVELARILFSDADTLLLDEPTNHLDADSIVWLRDYLKSYRGGFIVISHDVDLVETVVNKVFYLDANRSQIDVYNMGWKLYQQQREADEKRRKRERQNAEKKAAALNSQADKMRAKATKTVAAQNMAKRADRLLAGLEAVRVSDKVAKLRFPEPSPCGKTPLMAEGLSKSYGSLEIFTDVDLAIDKGSRVVILGLNGAGKTTLLRLLGGAEKPDTGEIIEGHGLKLGYYAQEHETLDPERTVLENMRSAAPDLDLVEVRKTLGSFLFSGDDVDKPAGVLSGGEKTRLALATLVVSSANVLLLDEPTNNLDPASREEILGALRTYKGAVVLVTHDEGAVEALQPERIILLPDGVEDLWGADYRDLVALA; this is translated from the coding sequence GTGATCACCGCTTCCGGCATCGAGCTGCGCGCCGGCGCCCGCATCCTCATCGAGAACGCGTCCTTCCGCATCGCCAAGGGCGACCGCATCGGTCTCGTCGGCCGCAACGGCGCCGGCAAGACCACCCTCACCAAGTGCCTGGCCGGCGAGGGCACCCCCGCCGGCGGCACGATCACCTCCTCCGGCGAGGTCGGCTACCTCCCGCAGGACCCGCGCACCGGCGACCTCGACGTCCTCGCCCGGGACCGCATCCTCTCCGCCCGCGGCCTGGACGAGATCCTGCGCCGCATGCGCGAGAACGAGGAGCGGATGGCGAACGGCAAGGGCGCCACCCGCGAGAAGGCGATGAAGAAGTACGAGCGCCTGGAGACGGAGTTCCTCACCAAGGGCGGGTACGCCGCCGAGGCCGAGGCCGCCACCATCGCCGCGGCCCTCAGCCTCCCGGACCGGGTGCTGGGCCAGCCGCTGCACACCCTCTCCGGTGGTCAGCGCCGTCGTGTCGAGCTCGCCCGCATCCTCTTCTCGGACGCCGACACCCTCCTCCTCGACGAGCCCACCAACCACCTCGACGCCGACTCCATCGTCTGGCTGCGCGACTACCTCAAGTCCTACCGGGGCGGCTTCATCGTGATCTCCCACGATGTCGACCTCGTCGAGACGGTCGTCAACAAGGTCTTCTACCTGGACGCCAACCGGTCCCAGATCGACGTCTACAACATGGGCTGGAAGCTCTACCAGCAGCAGCGCGAGGCGGACGAGAAGCGCCGCAAGCGCGAGCGCCAGAACGCCGAGAAGAAGGCCGCGGCGCTCAACTCGCAGGCCGACAAGATGCGCGCCAAGGCCACCAAGACCGTCGCGGCCCAGAACATGGCCAAGCGCGCCGACCGCCTGCTCGCCGGGCTGGAGGCGGTCCGGGTCTCCGACAAGGTCGCCAAGCTGCGCTTCCCCGAGCCCTCGCCCTGCGGCAAGACCCCGCTGATGGCGGAGGGCCTCTCCAAGTCGTACGGCTCGCTGGAGATCTTCACCGACGTCGACCTCGCGATCGACAAGGGCTCCCGCGTCGTCATCCTCGGCCTCAACGGCGCCGGCAAGACCACCCTGCTGCGCCTCCTCGGCGGCGCCGAGAAGCCCGACACCGGCGAGATCATCGAGGGCCACGGCCTCAAGCTCGGCTACTACGCCCAGGAGCACGAGACCCTCGACCCGGAGCGCACGGTCCTGGAGAACATGCGCTCGGCCGCCCCCGACCTCGACCTGGTCGAGGTCCGCAAGACCCTCGGCTCGTTCCTCTTCTCCGGCGACGACGTGGACAAGCCCGCGGGCGTCCTCTCCGGCGGCGAGAAGACCCGGCTGGCGCTGGCCACCCTGGTCGTCTCCTCGGCCAACGTCCTGCTGCTCGACGAACCCACCAACAACCTCGACCCGGCCAGCCGCGAGGAGATCCTCGGCGCCCTGCGCACGTACAAGGGCGCGGTCGTCCTCGTCACGCACGACGAGGGCGCGGTCGAGGCGCTCCAGCCCGAGCGCATCATCCTGCTCCCCGACGGGGTGGAGGACCTCTGGGGCGCGGACTACCGCGACCTGGTGGCCCTGGCCTGA
- a CDS encoding VOC family protein, whose amino-acid sequence MADTAHGRTSGAPTVFPTVLYEDARAAIRTLTQALGFVEEAVYEGEDGRVVHAELSLGNGRVMLGSRGREGAFARAMAGAGPAGVYVVLPSADAVDAHHARAAAHGMEILVPPADQEYGSREYLARDAEGNVWSFGTYAPGRA is encoded by the coding sequence ATGGCGGACACGGCACACGGCAGAACGTCCGGCGCTCCGACCGTCTTCCCGACGGTCCTGTACGAGGACGCGAGGGCGGCGATCAGGACGCTGACCCAGGCTCTGGGTTTCGTCGAGGAAGCGGTGTACGAGGGCGAGGACGGCAGGGTGGTCCACGCCGAGCTGTCCCTGGGCAACGGCCGCGTGATGCTGGGGTCCCGGGGACGCGAGGGCGCCTTCGCGCGGGCCATGGCGGGGGCGGGTCCGGCGGGCGTGTACGTCGTCCTCCCGTCGGCGGACGCCGTGGACGCCCACCACGCCCGGGCGGCGGCCCACGGGATGGAGATCCTCGTGCCGCCGGCCGACCAGGAGTACGGCTCCCGGGAGTACCTGGCCCGGGACGCCGAGGGCAACGTGTGGAGCTTCGGGACGTATGCCCCGGGCCGCGCCTGA
- a CDS encoding inorganic phosphate transporter, which produces MEHITLLLAIVVATALVFDFTNGFHDTANAMATTISTGALKPKTAVAMSAALNLVGAFLSVEVAKTISGGIVSEDGLRTEVIFAALVGAILWNLVTWLVGLPSSSSHALFGGLIGAAVMSAGWSSVNGGTVVTKVLLPAVAAPLVAGAAAMLATKLSYRVNRNITDEAQLKSTAKGYRAGQIASAGLVSLAHGTNDAQKTMGIITLALVTGGVLSPGSNPPVWVIFSAGLAIALGTYLGGWRIIRTMGTGLTDLQPQQGFAAQTSAATVILASSHLGFSLSTTQSCSGAVMGAGLGRKGGTVKWSTATRMFVAWGLTLPAAGLVGAGAEFLTRQGTWGIVLVAVLLVAGSGVIWQLSRRRPVGHADIAGAEHEPADVVAAAVVAVSPPPAAVPAAGLPVTGLTATIPSPLPTPLPATTDPARPAAV; this is translated from the coding sequence ATGGAACACATCACGCTGCTGCTCGCGATAGTCGTCGCGACAGCTCTCGTGTTCGATTTCACGAACGGTTTCCACGACACCGCCAACGCGATGGCCACCACCATCTCGACCGGCGCCCTGAAGCCCAAGACAGCGGTGGCCATGTCGGCCGCCCTCAATCTGGTCGGCGCTTTCCTGTCGGTGGAGGTCGCGAAGACGATCTCCGGCGGGATCGTCTCCGAGGACGGCCTGAGAACCGAGGTCATCTTCGCGGCGCTCGTCGGCGCCATCCTGTGGAACCTGGTGACCTGGCTGGTCGGTCTGCCGTCCAGCTCGTCCCACGCCCTGTTCGGCGGCCTCATCGGCGCCGCGGTGATGTCCGCGGGCTGGTCCTCGGTCAACGGCGGCACCGTCGTCACCAAGGTCCTGCTGCCCGCCGTCGCCGCCCCGCTGGTGGCGGGTGCGGCCGCGATGCTCGCGACGAAACTGTCGTACCGCGTCAACCGGAACATCACCGACGAGGCGCAGCTGAAGTCGACGGCCAAGGGCTACCGGGCCGGACAGATCGCGTCCGCGGGTCTCGTCTCGCTCGCCCACGGCACCAACGACGCGCAGAAGACGATGGGCATCATCACCTTGGCGCTCGTCACCGGTGGCGTCCTCTCCCCCGGCTCGAACCCGCCGGTCTGGGTGATCTTCTCGGCCGGTCTGGCCATCGCGCTGGGTACGTACCTCGGCGGCTGGCGCATCATCCGCACGATGGGCACCGGGCTGACGGACCTCCAGCCGCAGCAGGGATTCGCCGCCCAGACCAGCGCGGCGACCGTCATCCTCGCCTCCTCGCACCTCGGCTTCTCGCTCTCCACCACGCAGTCGTGCTCCGGCGCGGTGATGGGGGCCGGGCTCGGCCGCAAGGGCGGGACGGTCAAGTGGTCCACCGCGACCCGGATGTTCGTCGCCTGGGGCCTGACGCTCCCGGCGGCGGGCCTGGTCGGCGCGGGCGCCGAGTTCCTGACCCGGCAGGGCACCTGGGGCATCGTGCTGGTCGCCGTGCTGCTCGTGGCGGGGTCCGGGGTCATCTGGCAGCTGTCGCGGCGCCGGCCGGTCGGCCACGCGGACATCGCCGGGGCGGAGCATGAGCCCGCGGACGTCGTCGCCGCGGCCGTCGTCGCCGTCTCCCCGCCGCCCGCCGCGGTGCCGGCCGCCGGTCTCCCGGTCACCGGTCTCACCGCCACCATCCCCTCGCCGCTCCCGACCCCCCTCCCCGCGACCACCGACCCGGCCCGTCCGGCAGCGGTGTAA
- a CDS encoding cobalamin biosynthesis protein translates to MRGARVFAYGATAGLVADRLLGDPRRGHPVAGFGRAAAAVERRLWRDHRGRGALHTLVCAGAAVGAAALAARAVRRTPGAAVALTAAVTWSVVGGTSLGREARSIGAALDAGDVEAARKRLPHLCGRDPQALDGPGIARAVVESVAENTSDAVVGALVWGALAGVPGLAGFRAVNTLDAMVGHRSPRHRRFGWASARLDDVAGWPGARLTAALAVAAGGRPAQAVRAWRADAGRHPSPNAGPVEAAFAGALGVRLGGTLAYGGRVEHRPVLNGAGGRDVSVERGDIERAVRLSRRVGVLALVVCAAGRLAAERLVAGRPAGRASTERGRA, encoded by the coding sequence GTGCGTGGAGCCCGCGTCTTCGCGTACGGGGCCACAGCGGGGCTGGTCGCCGACCGGCTGCTGGGCGACCCCCGGCGGGGCCATCCGGTCGCTGGCTTCGGCCGGGCCGCCGCCGCCGTGGAGCGGCGTCTGTGGCGCGACCACCGGGGCCGGGGCGCGTTGCACACCCTGGTGTGCGCCGGGGCCGCCGTGGGGGCGGCCGCGCTCGCGGCCCGTGCCGTACGCCGCACTCCCGGCGCTGCCGTCGCGCTGACGGCCGCCGTCACCTGGTCCGTCGTCGGCGGTACGTCGCTGGGGCGCGAGGCCAGGTCCATCGGCGCGGCGCTCGACGCCGGGGACGTCGAGGCGGCCCGGAAGCGACTGCCGCATCTGTGCGGCCGCGATCCGCAGGCGCTCGACGGTCCGGGGATCGCCCGTGCCGTCGTGGAGTCCGTCGCGGAGAACACCTCGGACGCCGTCGTCGGCGCCCTGGTGTGGGGTGCGCTGGCCGGGGTCCCCGGGCTGGCCGGCTTCCGCGCGGTGAACACGCTCGACGCGATGGTCGGTCACCGCTCGCCGCGCCACCGCCGTTTCGGCTGGGCCTCGGCCCGGCTGGACGACGTCGCGGGCTGGCCGGGTGCCCGGCTCACCGCCGCCCTCGCGGTGGCCGCCGGCGGGCGGCCGGCGCAGGCGGTCCGGGCCTGGCGCGCCGACGCCGGCCGCCACCCGAGCCCGAACGCGGGCCCGGTGGAGGCCGCGTTCGCCGGGGCGCTCGGCGTACGGCTGGGCGGGACGCTCGCGTACGGCGGGCGGGTCGAGCACCGGCCGGTGCTGAACGGCGCGGGGGGACGGGACGTGAGCGTGGAGAGGGGCGACATCGAACGGGCGGTACGGCTGTCGCGCCGGGTCGGTGTGCTGGCCCTGGTGGTCTGCGCCGCCGGACGGCTGGCCGCGGAGCGACTGGTGGCCGGGCGACCGGCGGGACGAGCGAGCACGGAACGGGGACGGGCATGA
- a CDS encoding cobyric acid synthase: MSGGTGTRRGGGLLVAGTTSDAGKSVVTAGICRWLVRQGVRVAPFKAQNMSLNSFVTREGAEIGRAQAMQAQAARVEPSALMNPVLLKPGGDRSSQVVLMGRPVGEMSARGYHGGRQESLFGTVVECLEQLRGTYDAVICEGAGSPAEINLRRTDIVNMGVARAARFPVLVVGDIDRGGVFASFFGTTALLSAEDQELVAGYLVNKFRGDVSLLEPGLDMLLGLTGRRTYGVLPFTRGLGIDEEDGLRVSLRGSVRESVVAPPHGEDVLRVAVCAVPLMSNFTDVDALAAEPGVIVRFVDRPEELADADLVVVPGTRGTVKALEWLRARGLADALVRRAAEGRPVLGICGGFQVLGERVEDEVESRAGVVEGLGLLPVRVRFAREKTLARPVGTALGAPVEGYEIHHGVADVRGGEPFLDGCRVGQVWGTHWHGSLESDAFRRAFLAEVARAAGRRFTAAPDTSFAALREEQLDLLGDLIEEHADTDALWRLIEEGAPAGLPFVGPGAPVLPGAGADVGSVPSSAPPPAPASRSAPAPAQPPVALRTDLSDPVPDISLEAL, translated from the coding sequence ATGAGCGGCGGCACCGGCACACGGCGGGGCGGCGGCCTGCTCGTCGCGGGCACCACCTCGGACGCCGGGAAGAGCGTCGTCACGGCGGGGATCTGCCGGTGGCTGGTGCGCCAGGGGGTGAGGGTCGCCCCGTTCAAGGCGCAGAACATGTCACTGAACTCCTTCGTGACCCGGGAGGGCGCCGAGATCGGGCGGGCTCAGGCCATGCAGGCGCAGGCCGCCCGGGTGGAGCCGTCCGCGCTGATGAACCCGGTGCTGCTCAAGCCCGGTGGCGACCGCTCCAGCCAGGTCGTGCTGATGGGCAGGCCGGTGGGCGAGATGAGCGCGCGCGGCTACCACGGGGGCCGGCAGGAGTCGCTCTTCGGGACGGTCGTGGAGTGTCTGGAACAGCTCCGGGGTACGTACGACGCCGTGATCTGCGAGGGGGCGGGCAGTCCGGCCGAGATCAATCTGCGGCGCACCGACATCGTCAACATGGGGGTGGCGAGGGCCGCGCGATTCCCGGTGCTGGTCGTCGGCGACATCGACCGGGGCGGGGTGTTCGCCTCGTTCTTCGGTACGACGGCGCTGCTGAGCGCCGAGGACCAGGAGCTGGTCGCGGGGTACCTCGTCAACAAGTTCCGCGGTGACGTGTCGTTGCTGGAGCCGGGTCTGGACATGCTGCTGGGGCTGACCGGGCGGCGGACGTACGGAGTACTGCCCTTCACCCGCGGCCTCGGCATCGACGAGGAGGACGGGCTGCGCGTGTCGCTGCGCGGCAGCGTCCGCGAGTCGGTCGTGGCCCCTCCGCACGGGGAGGACGTGCTGCGGGTCGCGGTGTGCGCGGTGCCGCTGATGTCGAACTTCACCGACGTGGACGCGCTCGCCGCGGAACCGGGTGTGATCGTGCGGTTCGTGGACCGGCCGGAGGAGCTGGCCGACGCGGACCTGGTCGTGGTGCCCGGTACCCGGGGCACCGTGAAGGCGCTGGAGTGGCTGCGCGCCCGGGGGCTCGCGGACGCCCTGGTCCGGCGGGCGGCCGAGGGCCGTCCGGTGCTGGGAATCTGCGGCGGCTTCCAGGTGCTCGGCGAGCGCGTCGAGGACGAGGTCGAGTCCCGGGCGGGGGTGGTGGAGGGTCTGGGCCTGCTGCCGGTCCGTGTCCGGTTCGCGCGGGAGAAGACGCTGGCCCGGCCGGTCGGTACGGCGCTCGGCGCGCCGGTCGAGGGGTACGAGATCCACCACGGCGTCGCCGACGTGCGGGGCGGCGAGCCCTTCCTGGACGGGTGCCGGGTGGGCCAGGTGTGGGGGACGCACTGGCACGGGTCGCTGGAGAGCGACGCGTTCCGGCGGGCGTTCCTGGCGGAGGTCGCCCGGGCCGCCGGGCGGCGGTTCACCGCCGCCCCGGACACCAGCTTCGCCGCGCTCCGTGAGGAGCAGCTGGACCTGCTGGGCGACCTGATCGAGGAGCACGCGGACACCGATGCCCTGTGGCGCCTGATCGAGGAGGGCGCCCCGGCGGGGCTGCCGTTCGTCGGACCGGGCGCCCCGGTGCTGCCGGGGGCGGGGGCGGACGTGGGGTCCGTGCCGTCGTCCGCACCCCCACCCGCACCCGCATCCCGGTCCGCACCCGCGCCCGCACAGCCGCCGGTCGCCCTGCGTACGGACCTTTCCGACCCCGTCCCGGACATCTCTCTGGAGGCCTTGTGA
- a CDS encoding helix-turn-helix domain-containing protein → MAETLKKGSRVTGVARDKLAADLKKKYDSGASIRALAEETGRSYGFVHRMLSESGVTLRGRGGATRGKKAASA, encoded by the coding sequence GTGGCCGAGACTCTGAAGAAGGGCAGCCGGGTTACCGGCGTCGCGCGTGACAAGCTCGCGGCAGACCTGAAGAAGAAGTACGACTCCGGGGCGAGCATCCGGGCACTGGCCGAGGAAACCGGCCGCTCCTACGGATTCGTCCACCGGATGCTCAGCGAATCCGGCGTGACCCTGCGGGGACGCGGCGGGGCGACACGCGGCAAGAAGGCCGCATCGGCCTGA
- a CDS encoding class II aldolase/adducin family protein, with amino-acid sequence MTEERAAKRNPPERHALARAWEDLVRTARRTAAEGLVVGTSGNVSVRVGDTVLVTPSGVPYDRLGPEDLLGVDLTGRRTVGTLTPTSELPLHLAVYRATGALAVVHTHAVHATAVSTLVDEIPPVHYAAAMLGGPVRTAGYARYGTPELAANMLTALRDRTGCLLRNHGTVTYGTHPDEAYERTAQLEWLCRVWLAASSVPGRAPSLLTAEQLDEVSDALRTYGQPG; translated from the coding sequence ATGACCGAGGAGCGGGCGGCGAAGCGGAACCCACCGGAGCGGCACGCGCTCGCCCGGGCATGGGAGGACCTCGTCCGCACGGCGCGCAGGACGGCGGCGGAGGGGCTGGTCGTCGGTACCTCCGGCAACGTCTCCGTCCGCGTGGGCGACACCGTCCTGGTCACCCCGAGCGGAGTTCCGTACGACCGGCTCGGCCCCGAGGACCTCCTCGGCGTCGACCTCACGGGCCGCCGCACCGTCGGCACCCTCACCCCCACCAGCGAACTCCCGCTCCACCTGGCGGTCTACCGCGCCACCGGCGCCCTCGCCGTCGTCCACACCCACGCCGTGCACGCCACCGCCGTCTCGACGCTCGTCGACGAGATCCCGCCCGTGCACTACGCCGCCGCGATGCTCGGCGGACCGGTCCGCACCGCCGGTTACGCCCGCTACGGCACCCCCGAACTGGCGGCGAACATGCTCACCGCCCTCCGCGACCGCACCGGCTGCCTGCTCCGCAACCACGGCACGGTCACCTACGGGACGCATCCGGACGAGGCGTACGAGCGCACCGCCCAGCTGGAGTGGCTCTGCCGGGTCTGGCTCGCGGCCAGTTCCGTCCCCGGCCGCGCCCCCTCCCTGCTCACCGCGGAGCAACTCGACGAGGTCTCCGACGCGCTGCGGACCTACGGCCAGCCGGGCTGA